The following are encoded in a window of Ferribacterium limneticum genomic DNA:
- the kdsA gene encoding 3-deoxy-8-phosphooctulonate synthase — protein sequence MKLCGFEAGLDQPFFLIAGPCTAESEQLCLDVAGHMKEVCGRLGIPYIFKASYDKANRSSGKSVRGLGLDEGLRIFSEVQRQIGVPVLTDVHAIEDIAAVASVVDVLQTPAFLCRQTDFIHAVATCGKPVNIKKGQFLAPGDMKNVVDKAREVNNGADNIMVCERGASFGYNNLVSDMRSLAIMRETGCPVVFDATHSVQLPGGQGTTSGGQREFVPVLARAAVAVGISGLFMETHPCPEKAWSDGPNSWPLARMESLLATLVALDKAVKAAGFEEMK from the coding sequence ATGAAACTCTGTGGTTTCGAGGCTGGTCTTGACCAGCCTTTTTTCCTGATAGCCGGCCCGTGCACAGCTGAGTCGGAGCAGCTCTGTCTGGATGTTGCCGGCCACATGAAGGAAGTCTGCGGTCGACTGGGAATTCCGTACATTTTCAAAGCCTCCTACGACAAGGCCAACCGCAGTTCCGGCAAGTCGGTGCGCGGTCTTGGGCTTGACGAGGGTCTGCGCATCTTCTCCGAAGTGCAACGCCAGATCGGCGTACCGGTCCTGACCGATGTGCATGCGATCGAAGATATTGCCGCCGTGGCCAGTGTTGTCGATGTCCTGCAAACGCCGGCTTTCCTCTGTCGCCAGACCGATTTCATCCATGCCGTCGCAACCTGCGGCAAGCCGGTGAATATCAAGAAGGGCCAGTTCCTGGCGCCGGGCGACATGAAGAACGTCGTCGACAAGGCGCGGGAAGTCAATAACGGCGCCGACAACATCATGGTCTGCGAGCGTGGCGCTTCGTTTGGCTACAACAATCTCGTTTCTGACATGCGCAGCCTCGCCATCATGCGCGAAACCGGTTGTCCGGTTGTCTTTGATGCCACCCATTCTGTGCAGTTGCCAGGCGGGCAGGGTACGACCTCCGGCGGTCAGCGCGAATTCGTCCCGGTGCTGGCCCGGGCGGCGGTTGCCGTCGGTATCTCTGGGCTATTCATGGAAACCCATCCCTGTCCGGAAAAGGCTTGGTCGGATGGCCCGAATAGCTGGCCGCTGGCCCGCATGGAGAGTTTGCTGGCTACGCTGGTGGCGCTCGACAAGGCCGTCAAGGCGGCTGGCTTCGAGGAAATGAAGTAA
- the eno gene encoding phosphopyruvate hydratase → MSSIVDVVAREILDSRGNPTVEADVLLESGVMGRAAVPSGASTGSREAIELRDGDKGRYLGKGVLQAVENVNTEISEAIIGLDAQEQAFIDQTMIDLDGTDNKSRLGANAILAVSMAVAKAAAEESGLPLYRYFGGMGPMQMPVPMMNIINGGEHANNSLDIQEFMIMPVGAPNFREALRCGAEIFHSLKKLLDKKGHSTAVGDEGGFAPNLGSHAEALQIIMQAIEAAGYVPGKDVLLALDCAASEFYKDGKYHLAGEGLQLTSAQFVDYLANLADQFPIVSIEDGMSEADWDGWKLLTDRLGKTVQIVGDDIFVTNTKIFKEGIKKGICNSILVKINQIGTLSETFAAVEMAKRAGYTAVISHRSGETEDSTIADIAVGLNAGQIKTGSLSRSDRIAKYNQLIRIEEDLGDTASYPGRETFYNLR, encoded by the coding sequence ATGAGTTCAATCGTTGATGTTGTAGCCCGTGAAATTCTCGATTCCCGTGGTAACCCCACGGTCGAAGCTGATGTTCTGCTCGAGTCCGGCGTCATGGGTCGCGCCGCTGTTCCGTCTGGCGCCTCTACTGGTTCACGCGAAGCCATCGAGCTGCGCGATGGCGACAAGGGTCGCTACCTCGGCAAGGGCGTGCTGCAGGCTGTCGAGAACGTCAATACCGAGATTTCCGAGGCCATCATCGGCCTTGATGCCCAGGAACAGGCTTTCATCGATCAGACCATGATCGACCTCGACGGTACCGACAACAAGTCGCGTCTTGGCGCCAATGCCATCCTGGCCGTTTCGATGGCCGTTGCCAAGGCGGCTGCTGAAGAGTCCGGCCTGCCGCTCTACCGCTATTTCGGCGGCATGGGCCCGATGCAGATGCCGGTACCGATGATGAACATCATCAACGGTGGCGAACACGCCAACAACAGCCTGGACATCCAGGAATTCATGATCATGCCGGTCGGCGCGCCCAACTTCCGTGAAGCCTTGCGCTGCGGCGCTGAAATCTTCCATTCGTTGAAGAAGTTGCTCGACAAGAAGGGCCACTCGACCGCCGTCGGCGACGAAGGCGGTTTTGCCCCGAATCTGGGTAGCCATGCCGAAGCGCTGCAAATCATCATGCAGGCTATCGAAGCTGCCGGTTACGTGCCGGGCAAGGACGTCCTGCTGGCGCTCGACTGCGCGGCTTCCGAGTTCTACAAGGATGGCAAGTACCATCTGGCTGGCGAAGGCCTGCAACTGACCTCGGCCCAGTTTGTCGATTACCTGGCCAATCTGGCCGACCAGTTCCCGATCGTTTCGATTGAAGACGGCATGTCCGAAGCCGACTGGGATGGCTGGAAGCTGCTCACCGACCGTCTCGGCAAAACCGTGCAGATCGTTGGCGACGACATCTTTGTCACCAACACCAAGATCTTCAAGGAAGGCATCAAGAAGGGTATTTGCAACTCCATTCTGGTCAAGATCAACCAGATCGGTACGCTGTCTGAAACCTTCGCCGCTGTCGAAATGGCCAAGCGCGCTGGTTACACCGCAGTGATCTCGCATCGCTCCGGTGAGACCGAAGACAGCACCATCGCCGATATCGCTGTCGGCCTCAATGCCGGCCAGATCAAGACCGGCTCGCTGTCCCGTTCCGACCGTATCGCCAAGTACAACCAGCTCATCCGCATCGAGGAAGATCTGGGCGATACCGCTTCCTACCCGGGCCGCGAAACTTTCTACAACCTGCGCTAA